From the Paenibacillus sp. FSL H8-0548 genome, one window contains:
- a CDS encoding extracellular solute-binding protein: MKKMWITLVAMLMVFTVAACSSNNGNNGSSGNKGTVPSPADEAKATETAKEDKNAEPVTLKFFTALADRSNGAGKIEQAIIDSYIAENPNVKIEVEALQDEPYKSKIKVYASTNAVPDIIQAWGQTSFIKPLIDNDMLLELNESEFESSNFVPGAKDGFSQDGKLYGLPRGTDFLVIYYNKKLFDDNGLSVPTTTTELLEVSKQLRAKGINPIATNAMEGWSLPIWFEYAAQRHTGDFNKMDAVLSGEGKFSGDADFLAAAQDIAALAENKGLADGFLTADYGMSRNLFGQGQAAMYVMGNWEAGLATDENFPEEFRNNVGAISYPASDKGAATDVAAWYGGGYSVSKNSKHPEAAVAFLKYFFAPENWAKQVWETGSGTPAQKFDQFLTGNETALQKQLVDIFSAMTSSSGTPVHDNGTDEFKTIVMEAHQKLFGKQITPEQFLTEMDAAVAVLK; this comes from the coding sequence ATGAAGAAGATGTGGATTACGCTCGTGGCCATGCTGATGGTTTTCACGGTTGCAGCATGCTCGAGCAATAATGGCAATAACGGAAGCAGTGGGAATAAGGGTACGGTGCCAAGTCCTGCCGATGAAGCAAAGGCGACGGAGACGGCCAAAGAAGATAAGAATGCTGAGCCGGTGACGCTTAAGTTTTTTACAGCGCTGGCAGATCGCTCCAATGGAGCCGGGAAAATTGAACAAGCCATCATTGATAGCTACATCGCAGAAAATCCGAATGTGAAAATCGAAGTAGAAGCGCTCCAAGATGAGCCTTATAAATCTAAAATTAAAGTTTACGCATCAACAAATGCAGTACCAGACATCATTCAAGCTTGGGGTCAAACTTCATTCATCAAGCCGCTTATTGACAACGACATGCTGCTTGAGCTGAATGAGTCCGAATTCGAGAGCAGCAACTTTGTGCCAGGTGCGAAGGATGGCTTCTCCCAAGATGGTAAGCTCTACGGCTTGCCGCGCGGCACCGATTTCTTGGTCATCTACTATAACAAGAAGCTGTTCGATGACAATGGTTTGTCCGTTCCCACAACGACAACCGAATTGCTCGAAGTATCGAAGCAGCTAAGGGCTAAAGGCATTAACCCGATTGCAACTAACGCAATGGAAGGCTGGTCGCTCCCGATCTGGTTTGAATACGCGGCACAGCGCCACACGGGCGACTTTAACAAAATGGATGCTGTACTGAGCGGCGAAGGCAAGTTCTCAGGCGATGCTGATTTCCTCGCAGCAGCGCAGGATATTGCAGCACTCGCAGAAAACAAAGGACTTGCAGACGGCTTCCTGACTGCAGACTATGGGATGTCCCGCAACTTGTTCGGTCAAGGCCAAGCAGCGATGTACGTAATGGGCAACTGGGAAGCGGGTCTTGCTACCGATGAGAATTTCCCGGAAGAGTTCCGTAATAATGTAGGCGCAATCTCTTATCCTGCATCGGACAAAGGGGCAGCAACAGACGTAGCGGCATGGTATGGCGGCGGATACTCTGTATCCAAAAACTCTAAGCATCCTGAAGCAGCCGTAGCTTTCCTGAAATATTTCTTTGCACCGGAGAACTGGGCGAAGCAAGTATGGGAAACAGGCTCAGGCACGCCAGCGCAGAAGTTTGATCAGTTTTTGACAGGCAACGAAACCGCGCTGCAAAAGCAATTGGTAGACATTTTCAGCGCTATGACTTCCTCCAGTGGAACACCGGTTCATGATAACGGTACCGACGAGTTTAAGACGATCGTAATGGAAGCGCACCAGAAGCTATTCGGCAAACAAATTACGCCAGAGCAGTTCTTGACGGAAATGGATGCAGCTGTCGCTGTACTGAAATAA